Genomic DNA from Corticium candelabrum chromosome 5, ooCorCand1.1, whole genome shotgun sequence:
ATTGTCTCAATTTAATTTGAAGGGTATTTTTGTTAGCTAAGGCTCAGAGTTTATACACACATCTGCCTAACTAAACCCATGCatcatgcatacatatacactGATTGCATCAGTTGCAAGTAACTGTATTCTCTACCACACTCAAAGATCTTTTTTTATATCATGTTTACTTAAATCACTGAAATACATTACGCGGTGTAAACATTGGGTATACATACCATGCAACTTTAATAGTGTTTAGTATATAACATTTATTATCTTTGCTCAGAATTAGGATTTTAATTGTCTTGTTTCTACCACTATAGATTGTCGAATGTCACTTTGGATACATCAACACTTTGGTTTTGTATTTACACATTTTAGATGTACATATGTGTCTATATGGTGTGAAACATGTGGCTGtaaaagcctggttcacagtacACCTCGCGTCGCGTCAAAGGAGAAAGTTTCCAATCCGACGCGACCCGACATGTTGGATAGGATTTTTTCTATTCCAGCCCTTTACGTTGTGTCGGAAATGGCCTCCTTAGACGCGATGCGACGCAATGcaaggtgtattgtgaaccaggcttaagtgTCACGAAGCCAAATGTGTGAGTGCAAGCAAAATCTTTTTACTAGATTTTACAGGAATTAGATAAAGAAGTCAAAACTATTTCTTTTGAAAGAACATGGTATTTTGTGGCTTCATAAGACATTGAATCTAaatcagttgtgtgtgtgtgtgtgtgtgtgtgtgtgtgtgtgtgtgtgtgtgtgtgtgtgtgtgtgtgtgtgtgtgtgtgtgtgggtgggtgaaAATCCTCTCCCTGAACCCTCCAAGAGGGTACCCCACAGGACCTTGTATTTCTGGTAGTTCCCTTGCCCGGGGGAGGaatacatgctaacttcaacctttggcaagttgaagatggtgagAGGCTAGGGTGCGCTAGCCTAGCAAGCTGGTGACTTAAAACATACGTTGCTACTAAACGCAGAATAGAGTGCGTTCCTCCGCGTGTGGACAAAAGTAGGGGTGGCACTGGGGAAAGAGCCAGTGACGCCAGGAATAGAACTGGGCTCCGAAGATTGAGAGGCAACCCGGCAATCAAGGGGCTGTGCTCGCGGGAAGGGGTTATTGAGGGCTCTCCGACTGCCCCTAATAACTCAGTTTATAGTCGGACTGCTATCCAATCTGCTTCTGGTACCACAATAACATGGTCTGGTCATTCCATGAGATGTCCTATTCTGGATTGCTTTAGTGTATTGTCATCAGTAAATTCCATGAGGAACCATGTAAAGAAATTTCATCATATATGCAATATAATGGTAAAGAATAGTTGCAAATCAAGTTTACACTACCCTTCAACTGTTAGCTCAAGCTCTTCCATTCATCGTAAGTGGAAAGAAATCAATGACGTGATGTGGAAAAAGAATCAATTGCTCAAGTTTGGTGTGTGGAATGTTcgaacattaattaaagggtGTGGGCAGAACTGACCTTCTTGCCAAAGAGTTGATTACAACTGATATTGCATTATGTGGCATTACTGAAACTCACCTACCTGGCGCAGGCATGATGGATTTAGATGAAGACTCCTGCTATCGTCTGTTGTTTTCTGGACCACCTGAGCTAGCTTCCAGGGGTGTTGGTCTAGTGGTTAGACATAATGTGATGAAGTCACTCAAATCGTTTGATCCTATCTCAGATAGGATATTGCGTGCTGACTTTCTCACTGACAAAGGAATTTTGAATGTCATTGTTGGTTACACTCCAACAGAACAATGCGAAGAGGTAGTTAAAGATGAATTTTATCAACAACTTGATGTTGCTATGCATAAGACAGGTTCGCTTGTTGTTGTGCTGGGTGACTTTAAATGCTAGACTTGGAAAGGCAGTTTCAAAAGTTGTTGGTCGGTTTGGTCTATCAAAGTCAACCAGTGACAATGGTGTTAGACTGATAGAATTTTGTCAAGCACATAACCTAGGAATCACAGACACCTTTTTCCAGCATAAGAATATACACACTGCCACTTGGTATCCTCCTAATCCCAAATTACAACCAAGTCTAAAAGACTACGTTTTGGTAAAGCAGTCTATGCAAAAAAAATGGTACATGATACAAGAGTACGACGAGGACCAAATTTTGACAGTGACCACAAACTTGTTTGTAGTAAGATGGTACTGAAACTTCAGAAGCCACGTGGGAAAAGACGAGTGAAAACCTTTGCACGAGACGTACTCAGTGATCCTATTGCTCTAGGCAAATATCGAAAtaatcaagaaaacaaaagttttgagcattTGGTTACGAGCAGGCACGTATTCTTCTTGAcggttctgttcttgaaaacgttacagagtttacttacttggggagtatcatgagccaagatggtggatgcattgctgaaattgatgctcgtataagcaaagcaagtaaagtcTTCGGTTCCTGGAAGAAaagggtatttaccaacaggcagttttcaatctccacaaagatgaaaatttttcgtgctttggtgagacctgttttgctatatggatgtgagacttggtccgttacacaaccaaacttgcaacgcttaaatacattccacatgctgtgcattcgatcgattcttggtgtctcaagatggaataaaatcaagaattcagacaatttagaacgagcgtgtgaagaccctattgctatgacaatacagaaacaacgattgcaatggctgggccatctgctacgcatgagtgacaatcgtccccaaaaacaactacttcacagcagacttagtaatgcaacaagaccaacacatgggcctaaacagagatggatagatgttgtcacaagagacctcagatcattacatatcagtcttcgtgatgctgatgatcgtgctgcttggagaagtgCTCttacgctgcgttgccaaaacccatagtgggcatggtggaatcaaggttcatgtgtgtgtgtgtgtgtgtgtgtgtgtgtgtgtgtgtgtgtgtgtgtgtgtgtgtgtgtgtgtgtgtgtgtgtgtgtgtgtgtgtgtgtgtgtgtgtgtgtgtgtcacaaaCCTATTTTCAAGGGGGGTCACCAACACACTTTGattgttgctgctgctctaCAAGCCTATAAATCTGCACTAGCTAAAAGCCGTCACACAGTAAAAGTCTCTATTTCAAAACACGCACTGTACGTACAGTATACAATGTACAAGAATATATAGTAATATAAGTTAGAAATGTTTTCTTGTGCATTCAGAGCACCTTGTTATGGATCGCAAAGAACGATGgaaacaaagaaaactgcTACTGCAAATTGGAAAGGAACTGACAGAGGAAGAAATGTCCAGTGCTATATTCATTCTAGAAGTTGACATCAATGACAGTcaagaacacacacagaaatggaAGCAAATAATTGAatcacttgaagaaatagagAGAAAAGACAAGATTTCAATCATTCAGCTAGTACGTGAACTCCTAGAAGGAATTGACCAGCAAAAGGTCATTGATAAGTACTACAATTTGTTTTCTACAAGTCAAGAAAGTCATGGATTACCTAGTAACATGCTCGATACAGCTAGCCAATGTACTACTGACACAAACGTTGAAGAAGACCATGTTTCAAATCCGCGTGATGCTTATGTTACTCAGTCTAGACATACAGGAGATGAATCTCATGAAAAGGTCATTCCAGTCCAATGTTCTGACAACGAATTGAACAATGGGTGTTCAACAGAAGAAAAATGTAATGTAGACACTACGATTGTGAACCCACCATCACATGTAGCTTCTGAAATGTCTCCAAGTAAAGATGATGCTGTATACACTCAACTGCATGAGATACTTATGGAAACGAGTGCAGGAAGCTCTCCGGCTTTAACTTGCACCAAACAACACTCAGCCCCACAATATTCCGAGCCTACTGATccactagacagacaaagcgTTTCACTCACCAACTCTTCATGTAGAAGCTCTCGTATCAGAAGAAAGTCTTGGCCTGTTAGAGCAATTGAAAGCTCTGATTCAGATCACAGGTTTAGTAAACCTTCAATTATCAAGTAAACTTTATGCCTTTATTTAgtacgtttgtttgtgtgtctatacGCAGATCTCACAACCCTTTTCCAGTTCCAGCTGAGCTGATGCAACTCGTTGAACCAGATCAAGTAGAATTTGAACGTTGGTGGCTTGCAGCTGAAGGTCCAGCTTATCCTCTACAACTCAAGTATCAAGCTCTGTTTCAAGAGGTTTAGATTTGCCATATTCAAACCATTATACCTGCATCTCAACCGGTTTCGTTTTTGCAGAATCTTAGCAAAGCGCTTCCAGAATTGTTGGCTGCATCAGGTCGTACTGATGGCTTACAAAGGCTTGTTGATGCTTTTGGACCAAGGGCACTGTTCCACAGGCACACAGTATATGAACTGTATTTACATAATTGTACAGCAATGTTAATTACACCCATCTTTGTTAGAACACTTGGACACCACTAGACTGGGCAGCCAGTAGTGGACGGCTTTCTTGTGTTCAATGGCTTATCCAACACTATGATGCCGTCTATGTATGATTTAGTACTTTCACCTAATCATGCAAAACGTATATTGTGTATGGTAATCTAGTTGAATCATGCTTTGCTTTGGGCTGGACAAAATGGTCACGAGGATGTGATGCAAGAGCTGATTGAATGTGGAGCAAATCCTTGTTTTCGACATCCGGTAAGATGTAACAAAGAATGTAGAAGAAACACTAAATTTAAGTTTCTCAATGGTGATGCTGATGATAAGCTTTCTTCCTAGACTGGAGACTCTGTGCTCCACTTTGCAAGTCGAGTTGGTCAAAACAAAGTTATTCAATTGATTCTTCGTCAGTTCAGAGGACAGCTCACGTCCAACCATGGAACATTTTTTGTATGTGACAACATTCAATTATGAAGATTGTGCTTGCTGTATCATACTGTACGTACCATTTAGGGTCACTATACACCACTACATGAAGCAGCAGACTGTGGACAACCGGCCACAGTCTCGGTGCTTCTTAAAGAAGGTGCCCATGTCAATGCAATGTCGCTGGCAAGTACATATCTATCTGTAGTCTAAAACAATCTTCATGTCGCACGTGTTACAGCTTGGTGAAACTCCCTTGGTGTTGGCAGTCAAAGGAAAGTGTAAACGTGAACACAGATTGTGTGTAGACATTCTACTGCAGCATGGAGCAGATGTAGCTATCACAGACAAGGTATACCTATGTGTACTAATTTCCTCATCATGAACTTCTTGTCAGCTTGCACAATCATGTTGTAGAAGAACAGAACAGTCTTCCAACATGCTACTGATAATCCGGCTTGTTATCTTACTTTCCTTCAACATGGAGCAATACCAAACACACAAGTGGATATCGACACTGTTGATAATTTCATCACACTGCGACTTCTACAGTCTCATCGATCAGAGATTGCTTACAATATTGAGAGGTGGAGGCTAAAGTGTCCTAAGACACAAGCAAAAATTATCCCTTTGGAGCACATTTCTCTACTGGAGATGAAACAACGAGCTCACCACGTCTTGCTGAAGTTTCAGCAACATTTGTATAAACAACATGGCTTGATATTAATGTGGACTTGTGCAGCATTGAAATCACTGGCAAACTCTGTAATTGGACAACAAGTCGACAGCGTAATGAAGTCTGCATACATGCACTTACAACTCCTTTACAAGAACCAGCCACAGCAAAACGTAAATTCAAACACAGTTTTGCTCTTTACAGATAAACATGGTCATTTTCAGTTTGATGCCTAGAgcgtacatgtatgtatactagAATCTATGTATAGTGAACAGCATGTAATCAATGTATAGTGAATAGTAAATCAACTGTGATAGTTGTCAAACAACCTTTGCCTCTAAATTACTATGGGCATGATGCTATGGGTACTGCAACAGGTGCAGACTGATGAAAATTACCAGGCAATCGTATCAGTGGTACAAACGGAAGACCTCTGATCAAGAAGGTTGTCTGTGGCAGCCTGCTGGGAAAGCTGGCATCATGAAGCCTTCCATTCcaataaacaaatttaaatCAACCTTAACAGTGTTCATTTGCTGAAGTCAAAAACTTGCATTGTAATTAGAGTTACATCGATAATCAAATCGATTATCAGCTGATATAGGCATATTGGTTTTATATTGGAATCAGTAGATCTTGGATAGGTGCGTGTCTGATAGATGCGTAGTTGGTCCACTAGGGTCACGTGAGTTGCATACATGTCAGCGAAGAAACAGAAGTCTCCCATTTCGGAGCAATTCGAAGTGACCGAGGATACAAGATTCCCACGCTGCAAGGCTTGTAAAACATGAACGTCAACAATTAGCTATAAACTATAATGATATCAGATATCAGTATCGGTATGGGCTTTTTGCTTGGATATTGGTTATCAGCATATTGGCTAAATAGTACCCTTATCACTGCAACACTAATTGTAATGTTTACTGAATCGCTCCAAGAAAGTTTCACAGCCTGCCATATGGAAGATTGTGGAAAATTGACTTAAGAGTTTAAAAGAGACAAAGCAGTGCTAAACACGTAGCCACATAAAATACATTATATTTACCCTATTACATTGATTTTTccataaatagataaataaatgcAGTATTGTCTCTACAATTACAATGACTGTCAAAGTAAATGATGTGTCAATTGCTACGATCAACATAGCATGTCAACTTAAACTCAATTCACAAAAAACTTCCACCCATGACGAATGTTTCTGAAAAGTGTACTGCTCAGCTGCACCCAGTCAAACTCTGTTCTACGTACACATTTAGGCAAAATCGAGTGTTTCACTTGTCCCACAGCAACTTGACATATCCAGGATCACCCATTACGGGAAAGATGCAAAACGGGCACCTAACGAGTTGCTCGTCGGGCCCATATGGAATAGGTATTCTATTCCAGTATCTGTGGAGAGCACGGCAATGCTATAGTGACCGATCCCTACACGACTATTACATCTATCTCACTTCACTGTGCTTTCCGATGCGACATGACCACATGGCACAAACGAATACGTCTGTGAATCTGTGTCAAGATAGAACGAGCTCTCCATTCCAAAACGAAGTTGCACATACGGACCAACCTATACAAGACCCGTCTCGTTCGACGACATTCGAGAAAGTAACAATCATATATTTCCTACCTGTCTGCAAACGGGACATGTTCGACGCATGAAATCACCTCCCACATCGACACCCCAAGAGTGACGTCCGTGGACGTGACCACACTTTAAGTAGGCGTAAGGAGTGACCTCCTGCCCACCAGCCTGTTGCAACATAACAGTTCGGTACGAGTGGTAAAACTAAGATTCCTCTCCACTTACCGAATTTGATACACTTGGAAACTGAAGTGTATTTAGACCGACAGGACACTGAGGTCGCGAATCGTTCAGTTTCTTCTTCAGGTCGTGCACTTGACTGTCAGACTATAGAAATAGACGGAACATATTAGTTTACCTACTTGTATAACTCCATTGTTGTTTAGAGAATGAAAGCGTACTGGAGTCTGTGATCTGCTAATTGATGACCTCCAAAGGAGAGTGGCTCCACACACGTCAATCAGACAGCCGTCCGTCAAGATATTACTCTCACCATTACCAGTACACTAGTACACACGACAACTCATTCACTACAACAGTATATGTGGAAAACAAAGTTCTGGACAAAAAGATCTGCAGAATTTATGATGATGGCTACATATAACAGAGAATGATACAGTCAGATCTCGTTATTCCGACACCTTCACTTTCCAACCAAGGTACACGTtgtgaaaccaatttacaaGGTCACTGTACATTTGTTACCGATAATCCCAAcagaaagcagcaaaacaaacatgGTCAGACTACCAAGGTCTGACTATACCACAGAAAGTAAGCTAAACAACAGCCAATCAAAGAAAtgaaaaacaaagaaaaaagacTACTGAACATGAAACAAGAAACAGAGACTGCTGTTACATACATAGTCTCTCGTTCATTGTTTCATTTGCTTTGATTGGCTGTACTAGTGTATGACACTCTTCAAATAGAATAATGTGTTTCAATAACAATGGATCACTCAAGGAAACTCAACATGCTTGAagatgaagaagcactacagtgcaaaccctcccAGTGCCCTAAGCTATGCAGCTTTAATGCaattagtcagagccaattAGAAGAGCGTGAGAATGCCTACCAAA
This window encodes:
- the LOC134180373 gene encoding ankyrin repeat and KH domain-containing protein 1-like codes for the protein MDRKERWKQRKLLLQIGKELTEEEMSSAIFILEVDINDSQEHTQKWKQIIESLEEIERKDKISIIQLVRELLEGIDQQKVIDKYYNLFSTSQESHGLPSNMLDTASQCTTDTNVEEDHVSNPRDAYVTQSRHTGDESHEKVIPVQCSDNELNNGCSTEEKCNVDTTIVNPPSHVASEMSPSKDDAVYTQLHEILMETSAGSSPALTCTKQHSAPQYSEPTDPLDRQSVSLTNSSCRSSRIRRKSWPVRAIESSDSDHRSHNPFPVPAELMQLVEPDQVEFERWWLAAEGPAYPLQLKYQALFQENLSKALPELLAASGRTDGLQRLVDAFGPRALFHRHTNTWTPLDWAASSGRLSCVQWLIQHYDAVYLNHALLWAGQNGHEDVMQELIECGANPCFRHPTGDSVLHFASRVGQNKVIQLILRQFRGQLTSNHGTFFGHYTPLHEAADCGQPATVSVLLKEGAHVNAMSLLGETPLVLAVKGKCKREHRLCVDILLQHGADVAITDKKNRTVFQHATDNPACYLTFLQHGAIPNTQVDIDTVDNFITLRLLQSHRSEIAYNIERWRLKCPKTQAKIIPLEHISLLEMKQRAHHVLLKFQQHLYKQHGLILMWTCAALKSLANSVIGQQVDSVMKSAYMHLQLLYKNQPQQNVNSNTVLLFTDKHGHFQFDA